The sequence TCGCTCCGTTTGACCTTGTCGACCTCTTCGGCCTGTTCGGCGATGGAGAGATTTTTGTGGATAACGCCGATGCCGCCTTGCTGGGCAAGAGCGATGGCAAGTCCGGCCTCGGTCACCGTGTCCATTGCCGAGGAGCAAAGCGGGATGTTCAGCTCAATGCCGCGGCTGAAGCGTGTTCGGGTATCGACCTCGCCCGGCAGTATCTCAGAATAATTGGGGACGAGCATCACGTCGTCGAATGTAAGGCCTTCTTTAATTTCGTCGATGTTCATAAAAGCTTGTTCTATTTACAAAAAAGCCCGCAAGTATCTGCGGGCGGCGCAATCCATGTATTTTGGCGAATCGTTGTGCTTTTCGTAAGGAACGTATCGCATCTTTAGGGCGTCGGCGTTGCGGCCGGTGTCGTTCTGGCCAGCGGCGTTGTGCGTACGGCGGGCGTCGCCGTCCGGGCCGGTGTCGCGGTGTTTCCGCGGATAACGGGCCCAGGGCTAAGTCCCGGTGTTGTTACCGGACTCGTGCTCACGGTTGCGGTCGGAACGGCAGTCGGCGTCGGTGCGGGCGTAGTTACCGTCGGACTTGGAGTCGTCTCGCCGGGTTGAACAAACCTTCCCGCCGTGTAGATCGCCTCGGCATTCGCCTTATCTATCGTAAATGTGACCGAGCTTCCCCGAGCCGGAGCCGGAGGAGGCTCGATCGCTTTGCCGTTGAGTTTCAACGCCACCTTATCAAAAAAGCCGCGGTAATAGCTGAGCCGTACGGATTCGCTCGCAGTAATTACCTTTGGCGTACCCGCAGGAACAACCTCCGAGATCTGTTTTCCATCTACCACGGAAGTCAGGCTGATCGCTTCAGCGGTCGGTGTGAATTCGATGCGGATCTCATTAAAGCTCGGGGCCGGTGTCGGGGTCGGGACCGTTCCGGTCCGGTTTGCGTTCACATTTGTGTTCGCCGCTGGCTCGCTAGGCTGAGTCTGTAGATAATTCAGGAGAAAGAGAACTCCGCCGGTTATCAAAGCGAGGATGATGCCCGCGAAGATCAGGGTCGGGATCATCGAATTCGCAACATTATCGTCGGTTAGAACCTCGGACCTGTAAACCCGAAGTTCTTTATCTTCAAGCCCCTCGGTCTTTGTGACGATCCTCGAGTATTCCTGAACCGCTTCGTTTTCATCGAGCCCAACGAATTTCGCGTAGGATTTAACGAAACCTTTGTTAAAAATGCCGCCGGGGAGTGGTTTGTAGTCGTCGCGCTCTATCGATTCGAGATAGAGGCTGGAGATGCGCGTTTGCTCAGCAACCTCGCCGATCGATAAACCTCGCTCCTCGCGAGCCTCTCGCAGTTTTTCACCAAGGGTTTGAGACATTTCTATGATCGGTAAGCCGTTCCAGAGCCATTCACCACCAACATTTCCGTAAACTTGAAATATAGCCCTGAAAACAAGGCTGTGTCAATCGGAAGGCCTATTTGAGCTTTCGGCTCGGTTGCTTGATTATTCCGAGCTACGCGTGATACGTTTACACATTGATCATCAACGGCATGCGGGCCGCGACGGCCGCACTGCCACAAACACTACAGGGAGCTAGATCGATGAGTTTAGAGGCACTAGGAATGGTCGAGACCAAAGGTTTTGTCGGCGGCGTTGAAGCCGCGGACGCCATGGTCAAGGCCGCAAATGTTCAACTGGTCGGCAAAGAGTATATCGGCGCCGGTTATGTGACGATCTTCGTCCGCGGCGACGTCGGTGCGGTCAAAGCTGCGACCGATGCCGGTGCCGCAGCGGCACGACGCGTCGGCGAGCTTATCAGCGTCCACGTTATTCCGCGGCCTCATCAGGAGGTCGAGCGTGTCATCCCGAATGGCGGTAAGGTCGGCTACAGCCCGGATGAAAAGGCTCTGCAGGGCGGCGGAAAGCAGATCGCTTCCGGCTCGGAAAACGACAGCAGCAAGCTGAAGTCCAAGTAATTACTAGCTCCGGCTCTCTCCGGTAACGGCTGTCCATGGGCGATAAAGATCTTGTAGCTCAACAAGAGGCCCGCGACGCGGTCGAATCAGCTCACATAGCCTGGCAGAAGCTAGCCGCTTTTGACCAGGCTAAAGTTGACGCCATCTGCGACGCGATGTCCGCGGCCGCCCTTCGTGAAGCGGGACGGCTAGGTACACTCGCGCACGAAGAGACGGGCTTTGGCCGGCCCGAGGACAAGCGGGAAAAGAACCGCTTCGCCGCCGAGGACGTTTGGAACCACTTCAAAACGCTTAAGACCGTCGGCGTTGTTGCCGACCATGGCGACATTGTTGAGATCGCATCGCCCCGCGGCGTTGTCGCTGCGATCATCCCGTCCACAAATCCGACCTCGACCGCGATCTTCAAGATAATCATCGCCATCAAGGCTCGCAATTCCGT comes from Acidobacteriota bacterium and encodes:
- a CDS encoding helix-turn-helix domain-containing protein; this encodes MSQTLGEKLREAREERGLSIGEVAEQTRISSLYLESIERDDYKPLPGGIFNKGFVKSYAKFVGLDENEAVQEYSRIVTKTEGLEDKELRVYRSEVLTDDNVANSMIPTLIFAGIILALITGGVLFLLNYLQTQPSEPAANTNVNANRTGTVPTPTPAPSFNEIRIEFTPTAEAISLTSVVDGKQISEVVPAGTPKVITASESVRLSYYRGFFDKVALKLNGKAIEPPPAPARGSSVTFTIDKANAEAIYTAGRFVQPGETTPSPTVTTPAPTPTAVPTATVSTSPVTTPGLSPGPVIRGNTATPARTATPAVRTTPLARTTPAATPTP
- a CDS encoding BMC domain-containing protein, with protein sequence MSLEALGMVETKGFVGGVEAADAMVKAANVQLVGKEYIGAGYVTIFVRGDVGAVKAATDAGAAAARRVGELISVHVIPRPHQEVERVIPNGGKVGYSPDEKALQGGGKQIASGSENDSSKLKSK